One window from the genome of Lutra lutra chromosome X, mLutLut1.2, whole genome shotgun sequence encodes:
- the LOC125092063 gene encoding LOW QUALITY PROTEIN: serine/arginine-rich splicing factor 1-like (The sequence of the model RefSeq protein was modified relative to this genomic sequence to represent the inferred CDS: inserted 2 bases in 1 codon), which translates to MSGGGVIRGLAGNNDCCIYVGNLPPDIRTKDIEDVFYKYGAIRDIDLKNRRGGPPFAFVEFEDPRDAEDTVYGRDGYDYDGYRLRVEFPRSGRGTGRGGGGGGGGGAPRGLYGPPSRRSENRVVVSGLPPSGSWQDLKDHMREAGDVCYADVYRDGTGVVEFVRKEDMTYAVRKLDNTKFRSHXREKLPTSGLKLMGPEVQVMEDHALEAVVVAEAVAEATAGIAVTPQGEAEDHHAILPVIADLALVHKMIGDTFCRTHVVYSFPLLSTIFSFFNSNCFVQNGLKC; encoded by the exons ATGTCGGGAGGTGGTGTGATTCGTGGCCTGGCAGGGAACAACGATTGCTGCATCTACGTGGGTAACTTACCTCCAGACATCCGAACCAAGGACATTGAGGACGTGTTTTACAAATACGGTGCTATCCGCGACATCGATCTCAAGAATCGCCGCGGAGGACCGCCCTTTGCCTTCGTTGAGTTCGAGGACCCTCGAGACGCGGAAGACACGGTGTATGGTCGCGACGGCTATGATTACGATGGATACCGTCTGCGGGTGGAGTTTCCTCGAAGCGGCCGTGGTACAGGCCGAGGCGGTGGCGGGGGTGGAGGTGGCGGGGCTCCCCGAGGCCTCTATGGCCCCCCGTCCAGGCGTTCTGAAAACAGAGTGGTTGTCTCCGGACTGCCTCCAAGTGGAAGCTGGCAGGATTTAAAGGATCACATGCGTGAAGCAGGTGATGTATGTTATGCTGATGTTTACCGAGATGGCACTGGTGTCGTGGAGTTTGTTCGGAAAGAAGATATGACCTATGCAGTTCGAAAACTGGATAACACTAAGTTTAGATCTCA GAGGGAGAAACTGCCTACATCCGGGTTAAAGTTGATGGGCCCAGAAGTCCAAGTTATGGAAGATCACGCTCTCGAAGCCGTAGTCGTAGCAGAAGCCGTAGCAGAAGCAACAGCAGGAATCGCAGTTACTCcccaaggagaagcagaggatCACCACGCTATTCTCCCCGTCATAGCAGATCTCGCTCTCGTACATAAGATGATTGGTGACACTTTTTGTAGAACCCATGTTGTATACAGTTTTCCTTTACTCAGtacaatcttttcattttttaattcaaactgTTTTGTTCAGAATGGGCTAAAGTGTTGA